From Streptomyces sp. NBC_01754, a single genomic window includes:
- a CDS encoding oxygenase MpaB family protein: MGRYSRLREIRRMDPAHDCAEIIRLMSQYEFPWDYRQGIGVAFLRDYGVPRISVLLDRTQEFERNGQKRYDDTVLFGYEMAAEGFDSERARAAARRLNRIHGRYRIANEDYLYVLATTVVGPKRWIDRFGWRPLCPQEVQALAEAANRTAAMMGITGAPDTYQGFEELLDSYERTMFAYDPANRRVATATFRVMAHWYPAPLRPLVARLSLALLDEPLLRALGFRPQPRWVRVAAEGLVRVRSHGVGLLPARPRWLPSRPRPRSYPFGYHLDDLGPHWARARPLEPLPRERA, encoded by the coding sequence ATGGGCCGTTACAGCCGCTTACGCGAGATCCGGCGCATGGATCCCGCACATGACTGCGCCGAGATCATTCGGCTGATGTCGCAGTACGAGTTCCCCTGGGACTACCGGCAGGGCATCGGCGTCGCCTTCCTGCGCGACTACGGCGTGCCCCGCATCTCCGTACTCCTGGACCGGACCCAGGAGTTCGAGCGCAACGGCCAGAAGCGGTACGACGACACCGTCCTGTTCGGCTACGAGATGGCGGCCGAGGGGTTCGATTCGGAGCGGGCGCGTGCGGCGGCCCGCCGGCTCAACCGGATCCACGGCAGGTACCGCATAGCCAACGAGGACTACCTCTACGTCCTGGCCACCACGGTCGTCGGCCCCAAGCGGTGGATCGACCGGTTCGGCTGGCGCCCCCTGTGCCCGCAGGAGGTGCAGGCGCTGGCGGAGGCGGCGAACAGGACGGCGGCCATGATGGGGATCACCGGTGCCCCGGACACCTACCAGGGCTTCGAGGAGCTGCTGGACTCCTACGAGCGGACGATGTTCGCCTACGATCCGGCGAACCGGCGCGTCGCCACCGCCACCTTCCGGGTCATGGCCCACTGGTACCCCGCCCCGTTGCGCCCGCTGGTGGCCCGCCTCTCGCTGGCGCTGCTGGACGAGCCGCTGCTGCGCGCACTGGGGTTCCGGCCGCAGCCGCGCTGGGTGCGGGTGGCCGCCGAAGGGCTGGTGCGCGTCCGGTCGCACGGCGTGGGCCTGCTGCCGGCCCGGCCCCGGTGGCTGCCGTCCCGGCCCCGGCCGCGCAGCTACCCCTTCGGCTACCACCTCGACGACCTGGGTCCGCACTGGGCCAGGGCCCGCCCGCTGGAGCCCCTGCCCCGGGAGCGCGCCTGA
- a CDS encoding BCCT family transporter: MSYDEQRTGGRGDHLPVTADLPAEPGHGRRPTTDRVVFGVTAVLTVAFVIWGSTATKSLEDVSNTLLNGLIHNGGWAFMLAASGFVVFALWLAISRYGKILLGQDGEEPEFRTVSWVAMMFSAGMGIGLMFYGVSEPLAHFRNPPPGTHPADSAEAMQTSMATTLFHWTLHPWAIYAVAGLAIAYSTYRRRRRQTISAVFEPLIGARRAHGGVGRVIDILAIFATLFGSAASLGLGALQIGSGFQELDWMEETGTGLLVAIIAVLTAGFVVSAVSGVERGVQWLSNINMVLALLLAVFVFVVGPTVIVLDLFPTSIAGYFGNLPQLAGRTEATGEGQVADWLAGWTVFYWAWWISWTPFVGMFIARISRGRTIRQFVGGVILVPSTVSLIWFAVFGGSAIRLDQAGRLSGVGDTQEAQLFGVLQQFPVATVTSVLVMVLVGIFFVSGADAASIVMGTLSQRGVLEPARWVVIFWGVVTGAVAAVMLLIGNGQENALAGLQNLTILVAAPFTVVMVGMCVSLMRDLRHDPLIVRREFGVEAVESAVIQGHAKYDGDFEIRIGPGATEVTTDERRKPAPPA, encoded by the coding sequence GTGTCGTACGACGAGCAGAGGACGGGCGGTCGGGGGGACCACCTCCCGGTCACAGCCGATCTCCCCGCGGAACCGGGTCACGGCCGCCGCCCCACGACCGACCGGGTGGTCTTCGGCGTCACGGCGGTGCTGACCGTCGCCTTCGTGATCTGGGGCTCCACAGCCACCAAGTCGCTGGAGGACGTGTCCAACACCCTGCTCAACGGCCTCATCCACAACGGTGGCTGGGCGTTCATGCTGGCCGCCTCCGGTTTCGTGGTCTTCGCCCTCTGGCTCGCGATCAGCCGGTACGGGAAGATCCTGCTCGGCCAGGACGGCGAGGAGCCCGAATTCCGTACGGTCTCCTGGGTCGCGATGATGTTCAGCGCGGGTATGGGGATCGGCCTGATGTTCTACGGGGTGAGCGAGCCGCTGGCCCACTTCCGCAACCCACCGCCCGGCACCCATCCCGCCGACTCCGCCGAGGCGATGCAGACATCGATGGCGACCACCCTCTTCCACTGGACGCTGCACCCGTGGGCGATCTACGCCGTCGCCGGGCTCGCCATCGCGTACAGCACCTACCGGCGGCGCAGGCGGCAGACCATCAGCGCGGTGTTCGAACCGCTCATCGGCGCCCGGCGTGCCCACGGCGGCGTCGGCCGGGTCATCGACATCCTGGCCATCTTCGCGACCCTCTTCGGTTCGGCGGCCTCGCTGGGGCTCGGCGCACTCCAGATCGGCAGTGGTTTCCAGGAGCTCGACTGGATGGAGGAGACCGGCACGGGCCTGCTGGTCGCGATCATCGCCGTCCTGACGGCCGGGTTCGTCGTCTCGGCCGTGTCCGGTGTCGAGCGGGGCGTCCAGTGGCTGTCCAACATCAACATGGTGCTCGCCCTGCTCCTGGCGGTCTTCGTCTTCGTCGTCGGTCCCACCGTCATCGTGCTCGACCTGTTCCCCACCTCGATCGCCGGGTACTTCGGCAACCTTCCCCAGCTCGCCGGGCGCACCGAGGCCACCGGGGAGGGGCAGGTGGCCGACTGGCTCGCCGGCTGGACGGTCTTCTACTGGGCGTGGTGGATCTCCTGGACGCCCTTCGTCGGCATGTTCATCGCCAGGATCAGCCGCGGCCGGACGATCCGCCAGTTCGTCGGCGGGGTCATCCTGGTGCCCAGCACGGTCAGCCTCATCTGGTTCGCCGTGTTCGGCGGTTCCGCGATCAGGCTGGACCAGGCCGGCCGGCTCAGCGGGGTCGGCGACACCCAGGAGGCGCAGCTCTTCGGAGTGCTCCAGCAGTTCCCGGTCGCCACGGTGACGAGCGTCCTCGTCATGGTCCTGGTGGGCATCTTCTTCGTCTCCGGCGCCGACGCGGCCTCGATCGTGATGGGCACGCTCTCACAGAGGGGTGTGCTCGAACCCGCCCGCTGGGTCGTGATCTTCTGGGGCGTCGTCACCGGCGCCGTGGCGGCGGTCATGCTGCTCATCGGCAACGGACAGGAGAACGCGCTGGCGGGGTTGCAGAACCTGACGATCCTGGTGGCCGCGCCGTTCACCGTGGTGATGGTCGGCATGTGCGTCTCCCTGATGCGGGACCTGCGGCACGACCCGCTGATCGTCCGGAGGGAGTTCGGGGTGGAGGCCGTCGAGTCCGCGGTGATCCAGGGCCACGCCAAGTACGACGGCGACTTCGAGATCCGGATCGGCCCCGGCGCCACCGAGGTCACCACCGACGAGCGGCGCAAGCCCGCCCCGCCCGCCTGA
- a CDS encoding oxygenase MpaB family protein codes for MSSADIGRTGPVPPPPGGVLWSLAGDVRGLLMLPAALTLQVAHPAVGAGVDEHSVFRTDPWGRGERSLRSLQLWVYGGEAAAEEGRRLRKLHRTIQGTDTRGRRYHALAPANYAWVHATGFPVYRHASRYLVRPLTGAQERALYREWLQVGRILGIHDRDMPQTIEEFWPYYRAVLAGGIERTAVVEELVATDQPVPPPDRGPLVLRLLFRALWPVLLPPLARFRRFVTVGLMPPDAREALGLAWSDAEERRLRRFCGLVRRVVPVLPERLRYLPPARRARAAWHAERGARDVRPRRAGSVRSG; via the coding sequence ATGAGCAGTGCCGACATCGGCCGGACCGGCCCTGTCCCGCCCCCGCCGGGCGGCGTCCTGTGGAGCCTGGCCGGTGACGTCCGGGGCCTGCTCATGCTGCCCGCCGCCCTCACCCTCCAGGTGGCGCACCCCGCCGTCGGCGCGGGCGTGGACGAGCACTCGGTCTTCCGCACGGACCCGTGGGGACGGGGCGAACGCTCCCTGCGCTCGCTCCAGCTCTGGGTGTACGGGGGAGAAGCGGCAGCCGAGGAGGGGCGCCGGCTCCGTAAGCTGCACCGCACCATCCAGGGCACCGACACCCGGGGCCGCCGCTACCACGCGCTCGCCCCCGCGAACTACGCCTGGGTCCACGCGACCGGCTTCCCCGTGTACCGGCACGCCTCGCGTTACCTGGTGCGCCCGCTCACCGGGGCCCAGGAACGGGCGCTCTACCGGGAGTGGCTCCAGGTCGGCCGGATCCTCGGGATCCACGACCGCGACATGCCGCAGACGATCGAGGAGTTCTGGCCGTACTACCGTGCCGTGCTCGCCGGCGGCATCGAGCGGACCGCCGTCGTGGAGGAACTGGTGGCCACCGACCAGCCCGTACCGCCCCCGGACCGGGGGCCGTTGGTCCTGCGGCTCCTGTTCAGGGCGCTGTGGCCGGTGCTGCTCCCGCCGTTGGCGCGCTTCCGCCGGTTCGTCACCGTCGGGCTGATGCCGCCGGACGCACGCGAGGCACTCGGGCTCGCGTGGAGTGACGCCGAGGAGCGGCGGCTGCGGAGGTTCTGCGGCCTCGTGCGGCGCGTCGTGCCCGTCCTGCCCGAACGGCTGCGCTATCTGCCGCCCGCCCGCAGGGCTCGGGCGGCGTGGCACGCGGAGCGCGGGGCCCGGGACGTCAGGCCGAGGCGCGCCGGATCAGTTCGGTCGGGGTGA
- a CDS encoding MSMEG_1061 family FMN-dependent PPOX-type flavoprotein, whose protein sequence is MTPLLAGSAFDSLRLDAVRDQEGLRRAYELPGNAAVRKQMTELTEQTRRLIGCSSLVLVASADAEGNCDVSPRGGPAGFVAVLDTRTVAIPDATGNKRLDTLQNVVATGRAGLVFVIPGRTTTLRVNGRACVSTRPELLSQLTAVGKPPASALVLGIEEVYPHCPKALLRSGAWKPEQWLPADAQPTSAEVTLAQLRMPELTIADIEQAESDSLRYRYE, encoded by the coding sequence ATGACACCTCTTCTCGCCGGCAGTGCCTTCGACTCGCTCCGCCTCGACGCCGTGCGCGACCAGGAGGGACTGCGCCGCGCCTACGAACTCCCCGGCAACGCGGCCGTGCGCAAGCAGATGACCGAACTCACCGAGCAGACCAGGCGGTTGATCGGCTGCTCATCGCTGGTCCTGGTCGCCAGCGCGGATGCCGAGGGCAACTGTGACGTTTCCCCGCGCGGCGGCCCCGCAGGGTTCGTCGCCGTCCTGGACACACGGACGGTCGCGATACCGGACGCGACTGGCAACAAGCGTCTGGACACCCTGCAGAACGTCGTCGCCACCGGGCGGGCCGGGCTGGTGTTCGTCATCCCGGGGCGCACCACGACGCTCAGGGTGAACGGCCGGGCCTGCGTCTCCACCCGCCCGGAGCTGCTGTCGCAGCTGACTGCCGTGGGCAAGCCGCCGGCCAGCGCGCTGGTGCTGGGGATCGAGGAGGTCTACCCGCACTGCCCCAAGGCGCTCCTGCGCAGCGGGGCCTGGAAGCCGGAGCAGTGGCTGCCGGCGGACGCCCAGCCCACCTCGGCCGAGGTCACGCTGGCCCAGCTGCGGATGCCGGAGCTGACGATCGCTGACATCGAGCAGGCGGAGTCGGATTCGCTGAGGTACCGGTATGAGTAG
- a CDS encoding FAD-dependent oxidoreductase — MSGGTADVVVVGRGVSGLATALVLTERGHRVRVWSRDPAAATTSAVAGALWWPYRIEPEALVGDWALETLRVYEELAESPGETGVRMVAGTHGGERFSSLGPWAARLAGASEVAGGLRVTLPLIDMPVHLGWLERRLEAAGGVLEQRTVHSFEEAAAEAPVVVDCAGLGARALVPDPGMRPVRGQLVVVENPGVHEWFAEADPASSATTYFFPQPGGLVLGGTAEADDWRMDPDPRTAEAIVARCARVRPEIAGARVIAHRVGLRPSRDTGVRIDAEELPGGGLLVHNYGHGGAGVTVAWGCAEAAARLVG; from the coding sequence ATGAGCGGTGGGACGGCGGACGTGGTCGTGGTGGGACGCGGGGTCAGCGGACTGGCCACCGCGCTGGTACTGACGGAGCGCGGCCATCGGGTGCGGGTGTGGTCGCGGGACCCGGCGGCGGCCACCACGTCGGCGGTGGCGGGCGCCTTGTGGTGGCCGTACCGGATCGAGCCCGAGGCGCTGGTCGGCGACTGGGCGCTGGAGACGCTGCGGGTGTACGAGGAGCTGGCGGAGTCGCCCGGGGAGACCGGCGTACGGATGGTGGCCGGGACGCACGGGGGCGAGCGGTTCTCGTCACTGGGGCCGTGGGCGGCCCGGCTGGCGGGGGCCTCGGAGGTGGCCGGGGGGCTGCGGGTGACACTGCCGCTCATCGACATGCCGGTGCACCTGGGGTGGCTGGAGCGGCGGCTGGAGGCGGCGGGAGGCGTGCTGGAGCAGCGCACGGTCCACTCCTTCGAGGAGGCTGCCGCCGAGGCGCCGGTGGTGGTCGACTGCGCCGGTCTCGGTGCTCGCGCGCTGGTCCCTGACCCGGGGATGCGGCCGGTGCGGGGCCAGCTGGTGGTGGTGGAGAACCCGGGCGTGCACGAGTGGTTCGCCGAGGCGGACCCGGCGTCGAGCGCGACGACGTACTTCTTCCCGCAGCCGGGCGGCCTGGTGCTGGGGGGTACGGCGGAGGCGGACGACTGGCGAATGGACCCCGATCCGCGGACGGCGGAGGCGATCGTGGCGCGCTGCGCGCGGGTGCGGCCGGAGATTGCCGGGGCCCGGGTGATCGCCCACCGGGTGGGGCTTCGGCCGTCCCGGGACACCGGGGTCCGGATCGATGCGGAGGAGCTGCCGGGCGGGGGCCTGCTGGTGCACAACTACGGGCACGGCGGGGCGGGGGTGACGGTGGCGTGGGGGTGTGCGGAGGCCGCGGCCCGGCTGGTGGGCTGA
- a CDS encoding LacI family DNA-binding transcriptional regulator, producing the protein MPDPTPDPQRDVRPTLEAVAARAGVSRATVSRVVNGGAGVRQPLVDQVRRAVDELGYIPNHAARTLVTRRNGAVAVIIDEPEFRIFSDPFFSRQIRGISRELNAHDAQLVLLLVEGRGDFDRVTRYLAGGHVDGVLAFSLHTDDELPAIIRRFRVPTVYGGRPEHPARADGAGAPGPYVDCDNRGGAREAVRHLVSLGRRRIAHIAGPRDQTSALDRIDGYHDVLPDADPALTVDGDFTADGGARAMTRLLEARPDLDGVFVANDLMASGALRVLREKGLRVPEEVALVGFDDMASVAENTDPPLTTVRQDVEGMGRLMVRLLMERLDSGTGEWPDSVVTPTELIRRASA; encoded by the coding sequence TTGCCCGACCCGACCCCCGATCCGCAGCGTGACGTCCGGCCCACCCTGGAGGCGGTCGCGGCCCGCGCGGGTGTGTCCCGGGCGACGGTGTCCCGGGTCGTCAACGGCGGCGCCGGGGTGCGGCAGCCGCTGGTGGATCAGGTGCGCAGGGCGGTCGACGAGCTCGGTTACATCCCGAACCACGCGGCCCGGACCCTGGTCACCCGGCGCAACGGGGCGGTGGCCGTGATCATCGACGAACCCGAGTTCCGGATCTTCTCCGACCCGTTCTTCTCCCGCCAGATCCGCGGGATCAGCCGCGAGCTCAACGCGCACGACGCGCAGCTGGTACTGCTGCTGGTGGAGGGCAGGGGCGACTTCGACCGGGTCACCCGCTACCTGGCCGGCGGGCACGTGGACGGTGTCCTGGCCTTCTCCCTGCACACCGACGACGAACTGCCCGCGATCATCCGCAGATTCAGGGTGCCGACCGTCTACGGCGGACGCCCGGAACATCCGGCGAGGGCCGACGGCGCCGGGGCCCCGGGGCCGTACGTCGACTGCGACAACCGGGGCGGTGCCCGCGAGGCCGTGCGCCATCTGGTCTCCCTCGGCCGGCGTCGGATCGCGCACATCGCGGGCCCGCGGGACCAGACCTCGGCGCTCGACCGGATCGACGGCTACCACGATGTGCTGCCGGACGCCGATCCGGCGCTGACCGTGGACGGCGACTTCACCGCCGACGGCGGGGCCCGGGCGATGACACGGCTGCTGGAGGCCCGCCCGGATCTGGACGGGGTCTTCGTCGCCAACGACCTGATGGCGTCGGGGGCCCTGCGGGTGCTGCGCGAGAAGGGGCTGCGGGTGCCGGAGGAGGTGGCGCTGGTCGGCTTCGACGACATGGCCTCGGTCGCCGAGAACACCGATCCCCCGCTCACGACCGTCCGGCAGGACGTGGAGGGCATGGGCCGGCTCATGGTGCGGCTGCTGATGGAGCGGCTGGACAGCGGCACGGGCGAGTGGCCCGACTCGGTGGTCACCCCGACCGAACTGATCCGGCGCGCCTCGGCCTGA
- a CDS encoding ABC-F family ATP-binding cassette domain-containing protein, which translates to MTATLVAKHLAAGHGDRTLFTGLDLVVAPGDVIGLVGANGAGKSSLLRLLAGLDRPEDGELRLSPPGATVGHLPQEPERREGESVRDFLARRTGVADAQRAMDAATQALVDQAPGSDDVYAETLERWLALGGADLDERAEDVAAELGLTVGLDLPMTALSGGQAARAGLASLLLSRYDVFLLDEPTNDLDLDGLERLERFVSGLRAGTVVVSHDREFLMRTVTKVLELDLAQQEINLYGGGYASYLEERERARAHAREEFEEYADKRSALESRAQTQRGWMEKGVRNARRKATDSDKIGRKFRSESSEKQAAKAKQTQRMIERLDVVEEPRKEWDLRMEIASAPRSGSVVATLRDAAVVRGDFSFGPATLQIDWADRVAVTGANGSGKSTLLAALLGRLPLDSGHASLGSGVVVGEVDQARKLFHGTESLLAAFCAAVPDTEPAEVRTLLAKFGLRAAHVLRPATTLSPGERTRAALALLQGRGVNLLVLDEPTNHLDLPAIEQLEAALEAYTGTLLLVTHDRRMLEAVRTTRRVQVTDGKVTETR; encoded by the coding sequence ATGACTGCCACCCTCGTCGCCAAACACCTCGCCGCCGGGCACGGCGACCGCACACTCTTCACCGGACTCGACCTCGTCGTCGCGCCCGGGGACGTGATCGGGCTCGTCGGGGCCAACGGAGCCGGGAAGTCCTCGCTGCTCCGCCTCCTGGCCGGACTCGACCGCCCCGAGGACGGTGAACTGCGGCTCTCTCCGCCCGGCGCCACCGTCGGGCACCTCCCGCAGGAGCCCGAACGCCGGGAGGGCGAGTCCGTACGGGACTTCCTCGCCCGCCGTACCGGGGTCGCCGACGCCCAGCGGGCGATGGACGCCGCCACCCAGGCCCTGGTCGACCAGGCGCCGGGCTCGGACGACGTCTACGCCGAGACCCTGGAGCGCTGGCTCGCACTCGGCGGCGCGGACCTGGACGAACGCGCCGAGGACGTCGCCGCCGAGCTCGGCCTGACCGTCGGCCTCGACCTGCCGATGACGGCCCTCTCCGGCGGCCAGGCCGCTCGCGCCGGACTGGCCTCGCTGCTGCTGTCCCGCTACGACGTCTTCCTGCTCGACGAGCCCACCAACGACCTGGACCTGGACGGCCTCGAACGCCTGGAACGCTTCGTGTCCGGACTGCGCGCCGGCACCGTCGTCGTCAGCCACGACCGCGAGTTCCTGATGCGCACGGTCACCAAGGTGCTCGAACTGGACCTCGCCCAGCAGGAGATCAATCTCTACGGCGGCGGATACGCCTCCTACCTGGAGGAGCGCGAGCGGGCCCGCGCCCACGCCCGCGAGGAGTTCGAGGAGTACGCCGACAAGCGCTCCGCGCTGGAGAGCCGCGCCCAGACGCAGCGTGGCTGGATGGAGAAGGGCGTCAGGAACGCCCGCCGCAAGGCCACCGACAGCGACAAGATCGGCCGCAAGTTCCGTAGCGAGTCCAGCGAGAAGCAGGCCGCCAAGGCCAAGCAGACCCAGCGCATGATCGAACGCCTCGACGTCGTCGAGGAACCCCGCAAGGAGTGGGACCTGAGGATGGAGATCGCCTCCGCCCCGCGGTCCGGTTCCGTGGTCGCCACCCTCCGCGACGCCGCCGTCGTCCGGGGCGACTTCTCCTTCGGCCCGGCCACCCTCCAGATCGACTGGGCGGACCGGGTCGCCGTCACCGGTGCCAACGGCTCCGGCAAGTCGACCCTGCTGGCCGCCCTGCTCGGCCGGCTGCCCCTCGACTCCGGCCACGCCTCGCTCGGTTCCGGTGTCGTGGTCGGCGAGGTCGACCAGGCACGGAAGCTGTTCCACGGGACGGAGAGCCTCCTGGCCGCCTTCTGCGCGGCGGTCCCGGACACCGAGCCGGCCGAGGTCCGCACCCTGCTCGCCAAGTTCGGGCTGCGCGCCGCACACGTGCTGCGCCCGGCCACCACCCTCTCGCCGGGCGAACGCACCCGCGCCGCCCTCGCCCTTCTCCAGGGCAGGGGCGTCAATCTGCTGGTGCTGGACGAGCCGACCAACCACCTGGACCTGCCGGCGATCGAACAGCTGGAGGCGGCGCTCGAGGCGTACACCGGCACCCTGCTGCTGGTGACGCACGACCGCCGGATGCTCGAGGCCGTACGCACCACCCGCCGCGTCCAGGTCACCGACGGCAAGGTCACCGAGACCCGCTGA
- a CDS encoding Tex family protein, translating into MTTSIEGRIAEELGVRERQVKAAVELLDGGSTVPFIARYRKEATQMLDDAQLRTLEERLRYLRELEDRRTAVLESVREQGKLDEALEKRIRAADTKARLEDIYLPFKPKRRTKAQTAREAGLEPLADGLLGDPSVEPLTAAAAFVDGDKGVADAAAALEGARAILTERFSEDADLTGELRERMWTQGRVVARVRDGKEEAGAKFADYFDFAEPFTALPSHRVLAMLRGEKEDVLDLVLDPEGPDAAERPGPSVYENMIARRFGVADRGRPGDKWLGDTVRWAWRTRVLVHLGIDLRLRLRTAAEEEAVRVFASNLRDLLLAAPAGTRATLGLDPGFRTGVKVAVVDATGKVVATDVVHPHVPANKWEQSLATLERLAREHRVELIAIGNGTASRETDKLAGELCERHPELGLTKVMVSEAGASVYSASAFASQELPDMDVSLRGAVSIARRLQDPLAELVKIDPKSIGVGQYQHDLSEVKLSRSLDAVVEDCVNGVGVDVNTASAPLLSRVSGIGATLAENIVTHRDTNGPFPSRRALKDVARLGPKAYEQCAGFLRIRGGDPLDASSVHPEAYPVVRTMVKRTGGDVASLMGNTGVLRSLRPDDFVDERFGLPTVTDILKELEKPGRDPRPAFRTATFREGVEKIGDLVPDMVLEGVVTNVAAFGAFVDVGVHQDGLVHVSAMSRTFVNDPRDVVKPGDIVKVKVMDVDIPRKRISLTLRLDDEAAAPGGGQGPRRERGGERPPRQRQSGQGQGGQGQGGQGQRQGGSGQGRDRRGGGGGGSASRPAAAPANSAMADALRRAGLTGPDRGGRKR; encoded by the coding sequence GTGACGACGTCCATCGAAGGCAGGATCGCCGAGGAACTCGGCGTACGCGAGCGTCAGGTGAAGGCGGCGGTCGAGCTGCTCGACGGCGGTTCGACCGTGCCGTTCATCGCGCGCTACCGCAAGGAAGCGACCCAGATGCTCGACGACGCGCAACTGCGCACGCTCGAGGAACGGCTGCGGTACCTGCGGGAGCTGGAGGACCGTCGTACGGCGGTCCTCGAGTCCGTACGCGAACAGGGCAAGCTCGACGAGGCGCTGGAGAAACGGATCCGGGCGGCCGACACCAAGGCGCGGCTGGAGGACATCTATCTGCCCTTCAAGCCGAAGCGCCGCACCAAGGCGCAGACCGCGCGTGAGGCGGGGCTGGAACCGCTGGCCGACGGACTGCTCGGCGACCCCTCCGTGGAACCGCTCACCGCGGCGGCCGCGTTCGTCGACGGGGACAAGGGCGTGGCGGACGCGGCGGCGGCGCTGGAGGGCGCCCGCGCGATCCTGACCGAGCGGTTCTCGGAGGACGCCGACCTCACCGGTGAGCTGCGCGAACGCATGTGGACACAGGGCCGGGTCGTGGCCAGGGTGCGGGACGGCAAGGAGGAGGCGGGCGCCAAGTTCGCCGACTACTTCGACTTCGCCGAGCCGTTCACCGCGCTCCCCTCGCACCGGGTGCTGGCGATGCTGCGGGGCGAGAAGGAGGACGTGCTCGACCTGGTGCTGGATCCGGAGGGCCCCGACGCCGCCGAGCGGCCGGGCCCGTCGGTGTACGAGAACATGATCGCCCGCCGGTTCGGCGTCGCGGACCGCGGCCGGCCCGGGGACAAGTGGCTCGGCGACACGGTGCGCTGGGCCTGGCGCACCCGCGTCCTCGTCCACCTGGGCATCGACCTGCGGCTGCGGCTGCGTACGGCCGCCGAGGAGGAGGCGGTCCGGGTCTTCGCGTCGAACCTGCGTGACCTGCTGCTCGCGGCACCGGCCGGAACCCGGGCGACGCTGGGGCTCGACCCCGGTTTCCGTACGGGCGTGAAGGTCGCCGTGGTGGACGCCACCGGCAAGGTCGTCGCCACCGACGTCGTCCACCCGCACGTGCCGGCCAACAAGTGGGAGCAGTCCCTGGCCACGCTGGAGCGGCTGGCCAGGGAGCACCGCGTCGAGCTGATCGCCATCGGCAACGGCACCGCGTCCCGGGAGACCGACAAGCTCGCCGGTGAGCTGTGCGAGCGTCACCCGGAGCTGGGGCTGACCAAGGTGATGGTGTCGGAGGCGGGCGCGTCCGTGTACTCCGCCTCCGCCTTCGCCTCTCAGGAACTGCCGGACATGGACGTGTCGTTGCGCGGTGCCGTGTCGATCGCCCGGCGGCTCCAGGACCCGCTGGCCGAGCTGGTGAAGATCGACCCGAAGTCGATCGGGGTCGGCCAGTACCAGCACGACCTGTCCGAGGTGAAGCTGTCGCGTTCGCTGGACGCGGTGGTCGAGGACTGTGTGAACGGTGTGGGTGTCGACGTGAACACCGCCTCCGCTCCGCTGCTTTCGCGGGTGTCGGGCATCGGGGCGACGCTTGCCGAGAACATCGTGACGCACCGCGACACCAACGGCCCCTTCCCCTCCCGCAGGGCGCTGAAGGACGTGGCGCGCCTCGGCCCGAAGGCCTACGAGCAGTGCGCGGGCTTCCTGCGGATCCGGGGCGGCGACCCGCTGGACGCCTCGAGCGTGCACCCGGAGGCGTACCCGGTGGTGCGCACGATGGTGAAGCGGACGGGCGGCGACGTCGCCTCGCTGATGGGCAACACGGGTGTCCTGCGGTCGCTGCGTCCGGACGACTTCGTGGACGAGAGGTTCGGTCTGCCCACGGTCACCGACATCCTCAAGGAACTGGAGAAGCCGGGGCGCGACCCTCGACCGGCCTTCCGGACGGCCACCTTCAGGGAGGGCGTCGAGAAGATCGGCGACCTGGTCCCGGACATGGTGCTGGAGGGCGTCGTCACCAACGTCGCGGCGTTCGGCGCGTTCGTGGACGTCGGCGTCCACCAGGACGGTCTGGTGCATGTGTCGGCGATGTCTCGGACCTTCGTCAATGATCCGCGCGATGTCGTGAAGCCGGGCGACATCGTCAAGGTCAAGGTGATGGACGTCGACATCCCCCGCAAGCGGATCTCGCTGACGCTCCGGCTCGACGACGAGGCCGCCGCGCCCGGTGGCGGTCAGGGGCCCCGGCGCGAGCGCGGCGGAGAGCGTCCGCCGCGGCAACGGCAGTCGGGGCAGGGTCAGGGCGGCCAGGGACAGGGCGGGCAGGGACAGCGGCAGGGCGGCTCCGGCCAGGGCCGTGACCGGCGCGGGGGCGGCGGCGGTGGGAGTGCTTCCCGTCCGGCCGCCGCACCGGCCAACAGCGCGATGGCGGACGCGCTGCGACGCGCGGGGCTGACGGGCCCCGACCGCGGCGGCCGCAAGCGCTGA